A region of the Dreissena polymorpha isolate Duluth1 chromosome 6, UMN_Dpol_1.0, whole genome shotgun sequence genome:
tgcgttgaataagaccgagatcgtgaaaatcgctgcaaaattgatgaagatatggctgttcaaagcgatgcaccccgttttgggctgattttgagttgcataccttgttatatatatatttgatagtgaaatattttttttcagaaaagttaatttttcgttataatatgattatttatcattcaaaatgatgttttcactaattaatagcatagccacacgctaaccacctgtgtgagaaactgtaacaaaagtgtgacggaaacatatattattagcctcggtgaccttgaccttgaccccattgacctcaaacctcatcaaaaggtagaggtccgtgcaatgtacctacatgccaaatatgaaagagatcggtaaggtattgaaggtgctatgagaaactgtaacaaaagtgtgacggaaggacggaagtacggaagtacggaacttcaaactggcaactatatgctccccgaaaatgttcggggagcataaaaacagtaTTAAGAACGACAGCATACACTCGCATGTCATTACTAAATATAGAACATCTTACATAATTGCAAAGTTTATTTGAACACAGGGGAAACATGGCAAACCGTGATCTGTGTTGCAGCACATGTTGTGAGCACGCGATTTATGAATTGTGAATTATGAAATGTGTTGACGCGGCTATATCAATATGATAACACTAGGGCGAAAACCTTTAAACCATGAATTGATTCATTATTGGATAATAGTTCCCGGGTAAGAAACTAACATTGATGGACCTTACAGAGAATATACATACGGCgtatatgtcaacattttatcaTCGCACTCTTACACCAACATATGaatgttaaatacaataaattaacaatCTTGATATTAAACcactgtttaaatattgtttacttcgGTGAAATGTATGACGAATAAGTTACCACCGTTTTAACAAAATAACTCGTATTTGTAAAACCATAAATGCGTCTACGTCAGTATGTGTCGTCCAGACGAATATGCAAGGCCGAATGCGGATTTCCGAAAATAGAACATGTCTTTTGTACGCGAAAGAGTTCTTTGCTGTACAGAAGAAAATTACTCGCAATCGGCTTAAAATTTTATTTCGATTATTTTCTGGAAACTTCTTCTTTAGAACCTTTATTTCACTTCTTGATTTATCAAAGTTTTATCTGTTTTGAAATAGAAGTATGATTGTCTATATACCCGCTTTCAATCCAGATGCACAAGAAGGTGAGGTAAACTACTTAGTGTAACTGGCCGAATAATTAATCGTTTCAACAATGAGTCCTCTCAGAATTGGTGAAACTTACAGATGACGCACATGGTAAAGAACACTTCAAGGACCAGATAGCCGGCAGTGTCCACGATGAAGCCAACAAAATACGTATCAATGGCCTGCCCCACAGAAATAATGGTGCCCATGCTGAAAAGAATACATATATGTGCTGAAAGAATATAATTCATATACACATGAACCGCGCtctggggttaaatgcatgtgcgtaaagtgtcgtcccagattagcatgtacagtccgcaaaggctaatcttggacgatactttccgcattacctggatttttgctaagaagagactttctttaacgaGAAATATCAAACAAGcgcaaagtatcgtccctgattagcctgtgctgacttcaacGACGACCTTCGTACATTGTTCATACACACGAACAGGAGAGAATTTAAACTGCATATTATCGCCGAATACAGAAGAGTTTTCGAATATTGTAATTGTGAAACAATTCTACAAGCGATAGTCGCGGGAAAtcgaaattgtttaaataaaatattcacgaATGTATTGAGGTGACATTTATATCGTACAAGTTAATATTACAAAGACATATACATTACAAAATGTAGATGATTACATCCCGAACAAAGTGCCGAGTGtatattaagaaaatatattgcaattaactttatattaaaaGACCATGCCTACATCCCGAACGCAGTGCCCAGGTACATCAGAgggtaaattaaaaatatatttcaaagaacTATATATACAAAGTCGATGCTTACATTCCGAACGCAGTGCCGAGGTACCTCAGAGGGACCGCGTAGGACACCAGGGGCCAACATGTGGTGGTTACCAAGGAGTATCCTAGACCAAGAATCACCTGAAAAACAAAGAAACAGTGGACTACAACTTCCCCATATTTGTGGCCACACAGTTTTTACATTACGCAGTTTAATATTTTTTGAGAATTATGAGTGTTCTGAAAAATTGCCATCATAAATCAGATAGCGGCAGAACTATTGAATACACGTACAAATGTATGAATATTGGAATTATAAAACTCGAGAAACAATATCaagaaatatattctttttaCCATCAGCTAGTATTTAATTTAAGGCAGGTCACCGCTTATACAATACATGAAATTACAAACAACAAcaccatttaatataaaaatcataaaagcgacCAACTTCCAATGAATGCTctgaatatgtaaaaaaaatataacaagagattgccaagcaatattgtcccctaccggtgaaactccaccattgtcagaaaaaaagtatttgttgtaattgcaaccagaattcttaacgtaggagcaaaatgaaatgacgtgcataatctccatagtgcaatatatccatgtttcaagtttcatgacaaactttgaagaacttttaaagttatcgcaggatccagaaaagtgttacggaaaaaacagacagactgacagacggagcgcaaaccataagtcccctccggtttcaccgataggggacaataaataacCAACGGGCAATCACGCCTTGAAATATTCGCGACCGGAATGACCTTACAATGTTAGCACGACCATTAAAAAGGAAAGCTGtataaatatcattaaatgtGGATATAAGTTTCAGAGCGCTTGTTTTTCAATAACATTATCATATTTGTAACGAAAAACTCAACAATTACATTGGGATAAATGGGTAAAATAATCGGGGATACAACATACCCAGAGCTTTTAGAAGACGCCGAAAACAAGCTAAGAACTATGGCTCAAACTTTTTGACATGGTCGAGCAAATTATCCCCGTGTCactaacattaaaaatcgtaccAAACATTTAAGATTCGACCCAATTTTAAGTATAGTAATAATGTTTGATAAAACATGGTTCTGTTTTCATACCGTGCATACGTACGGCTCcacaaaggtgaaggtcatcatGATATGGCTGGTCAGCCCCAGGACGAGGCCGGTCATCAGGAAGTACAGGTTACGACCCACTCTGTCGATGGCAACACCGAACAGCGGCATCGAAACCGCTCCAACCATGTAAACCATGCTGCATAGACCAGCATATAGATATTACTGTTACATAGCGAatgttatatttaagttaataccATTGCATAACATTATAGGTAAGGTGATACGGAATTATAGCTAGACAGTGGGTGCTTATTTTTCTCGAGCAATCAGTGGATGAATTTTACTGTCCCAATATTCTAATGGAACATTAATGTTCCTTTAAAACAAATtccaaaatataataataaaaaatggcattcataaaaacaatttcaTTTTAGATTGTAAAGCCTCTCCATACTACCTGTTCCCATTATGAAACATATAGGAAATAATAAAACTTTATCAAGAGCGAACATCTTGCCCGCTTGTCTTCAATTAAGGCAAATTACCAATGAGCTATATACTATTAGACAatatatgagtcgcattctgagaaaaccgggcataatgcatgtttgtaaagtgtcgtccctgattagcctgtgcagtccgcacaggctaatcagggacgatactttccgcttttatgatattttctgtttaaagaaagtctcttcttagcaaaaatctagttaaggtggaaagtgtcgtccctgatttgcctgtgcggactgcacaggctaatctgcgatgacactttacgtacatgcattatgcccagttttcccagaacgcgactcatatgcaaCTCTACATAACACACTCACGGTTTACCTGTTTATCGTATTTGCCTCTTTCGGACTTCTTGAATACTTCGTTGCAAAGAACAGCCTTCAAAAGCAAAGACGACCGATACAGCCACGTTTATGAATCTTTTAATTAATCATTTATTGTAAGTTGTAACATGCAAGTTTAGAAAAAGCCAAATAAATACATACTAATACCATgttgtaacaagactattgccaagcaatatatgacccctactggctccaccattgtcagaatatgtttttgtatatatttgttgccataacaaccagaattcttgacgtaggaacgaaatgaaatgacgtgcataatctccatattaccatctgtccatatttcaagtttgatgaaaaaatatgaagaacttttaaagttatcgcaggatccagaaaaatgtgacggactgacagactgacagacagactgacacacagagcacaaatcataagtcccctccggtgaaaccggtagggtaaaaaaatatggaaaatgaAGTCAAACGCATTTATCGAGAGttgtaaaaatatgtaaaagataaccaaaattttgttaaaaatataagtgCAAGTAAAACACAACTCATTAATAAAAGGTTGTAACTGGTATGTAAAAGCAAACAAATTTCATTAATTGCAAGTTGTAATATGTATAAACAACGAAACCCAAATCATTAATTGTCACTCGTATCATATAAGAAGGAAACCCGATGATAAAGCAATCGCTTAAAATTGAGCAAACACATCTAGAATAAAAAACAAACCTACTCTCCCTGTGTCACGAAGGGGAAAAGCTGCAGGTAGAAGAGAGCGGAGCTGATGGCAATAAGCCAGAATATGGACGGAAATCGCCTTACATCAGATATACGGATAAACTTCGATTCTTCTTCTATAAAATGTAGAGCTTGGTCACAAACGTTACTTATACGAAACGAGTTTATTAAAGCATACTATtatatattatgattattaaaGCATACTATCTATAATGAAAAacaaagtatgtttaaatttatccaATATTGAACTAATGGGTTCTttaaccaaaaaataaataaatgtagatTCTACCTCTGTTAAATGTAGGATTTAGtcacaaatgttatttatacccCCGGACCGCTCTGTCAGCTACGTTCAGAGCAAATCAGAATGTGTAGGGATAATTggagattaaaggggccttttcacgttttggtaaattgactaaataaaataaaatgtttcagattcgcaaattttcgttttagttatgatatttgtgaggaaaggtACAGACTAATTTTGACGAGAACATACATCACATATAATTACTTAATATAATTACTATTAAAAGTATTAATTATAAAACTCACAAGaagttaaattgtgtatttaaatgAAAGGCCTTAAAAATAAGTTACGAACCATCTAACTGTTGTTTCATTAATCGATTTCATTAAGTCATTATATTCGATCACATTCGTATTTTTCAAACTTcgcatttgtttattgtttgcgtAAACCAACAAATACCGGGCAATCTAGCAAAACATTTCAAATTGCCATCAAGTACACGACAGTTTTAAATGCACGTTCAGTGTTCGGTGTTATATGTCGTTAATGCCATCTACCCGACTCCCCGTGTGTTCGTAAGGCTGTCCCTCTAAATCGTGTTAAAGCAGTTATGAACGTTGTTTTGTTTCCatataaatttgaaatatatctgtactcctaatttccaaaaaaaaacacgGTAGTGTTTACCTCTAATTGTATAAACAAGGTTCATAGATAAATTAAGATATAAACATCAACATCGCCCATACCCTAAAGAACCATACTTCGCTAACACCAAAACTATCTACGCAAATAACTAGAgccttgtcacagacgtgacgtatacccccacatgctgtcttcacaaaacaagagaatctgatttatggcgatttttatgaattattatgccattatcatttatagccatttggatctttgaactcttgaattctttcacatgacacgccgtccaatgactgtgaacaaaattaatgtacagagtcatttttaaatctcacaatgaatgacatagttatggcccagacaagatcatttattgccatttttgacctttaaactaaaagtgtgaccttgaccttggagatatcaacgtaattcttttgcgcgacacaccgtccaatgatggttaacaaaagagccaaatgattttaaaatctcacaataaactacatagttatgaatcggacaagctcatttatggccattttttacctttgaactcaaagtgtgaccttgaccttggagatatcgacgtaattctttcgcgcgacacaccgtccaattatggtgaacaaatgtgccaaatgattttaaaatctcacaatgaacgacatagttatggcccggacaagctcattcatggacatttttgacctttgaactcaaagtgtgaccttgaccttggagatatcgacgtaattctttcgcgcaacacacagtccaatgatggggtacatatgtgccaaatgatttttaaatctcacaatgaacgacatagttatggcccggaaaaggtcatttatggccatttttgacctttgaactcaaagtgtggccttgactttgcagatatcgacgtaattctttcgcgcgacacaccgtccaatgatggtgaacaaatatgccaaatgattttaaattctcacaatgtacaacatagttatggcccggacatggtcatttatggccattttttacctttgaactttaagtgtgacctttacattggagatatcgacgtaattctttcgcgcaagacaccgtccaatgatggtgaacaaatgtgctaaatgattttaaaatcttacaatgaatgacatagttatggtccggacaagctcatttatgatcgttgaactcgaagtgtggccttgaccttcgagatatcgacgtaattcttttgcgcgacacaccgtccaatgatggtgaacaaattttccaaatgattttaaaatctctcaataaatgacaatgaagttatggcccggacaagcatttgacctttgaactccaagtgtgaccttgacctttgatatatcGACgaacttttttcacacgacacaccgtcccatgatggcgaacaaatgcaccaagtcattttaaaatctaacgataaatgacatagttatggtccggacaaactttcagtttaaaacacactaagtgaccccgtgacctagttttttacctggcatgacccatattcaaacttgatctagacatcatctagatacaacttctgaccaagtttggtgaagatcggatgaaatttcgggacagacagacagaccgacagaccgacaaagtgactcctatatagcccccattaccaatggtaatgggggtataacaatTTAACCCAACGCACTTTTTGTagaatataaataattacatgtacaatgtttaaTCAGCATATCAGAAATTAATATGTTAACCATCGTCAATACCCACAATTAATTATCTGGTTACAGTGCATTCCATGAATGAAGCGACGCGGTATGGTTCAAACTTAGATATCAAACGATAAATTTATATGTGAGCGTACATCAGAGTCGATCAATCATATCGGATAGTTCGAACAAATATAATCTTCAAAAACTAACATATAATAGCTCTTGGGAAACCGAGCATGTGCGTGAGTGTCgtccaaggttagcctgtgcagtccgcacgtgcttatcagggacgacactttcagcctagtctggtatttcgtttagaagatacttccttcTATTGACAATGCAATGCAGTGTCGCCCCAaatttagcctgtgcggactgcacatacatgcattaagtccggttttaccgaaacaaggctcatttgtacacatttaaaacaaatgcctAATTAAGGTTATAATTCAGGGACCAATTGGTAGGAAGAGTTTAAATTGAGCCGTACTTTTGCTATCGTCCTTAGCCACTGGAGGATGATCAATGAGTTTTTGTACGTCAGAACGCCGATCAATGACGGCCGCCAATATGGCCGCTAACGTGCACAGAAGGCCACAACATGAACCTGTAAAGAACAAATATATCTCATCAAGTGTGTGTTTTGCGTGATTTTTGTGATGTGTGGTGTGATTTTGTCTGATTTTTCGGTTATTGGTctcttgccataaataaaggactgTAATTATGTTTGTGTTCTGCTTGTTCAGATGAATACTAACTGATAATATTCGTATATTGAACAAGTGGTCCAACGCTTATGTCACAACCGAGAGGTAAAAGATGTTGTTAGCTTCCAGTGTTAATCTTTGTATCGAActgaaaaattgaaaatatttgttataatgtaCGCATTCTATATCTGTATTTAATTACTTCGTTCACGTAAACATTTCAAGAAAATGGTTTAGAGAAAGCAATTAAAACACAGTGATAAAGAGATTTTTGCCTCTACCTTCACATGGATTTCCGTTTAGGATAAATCTAAATTTCAACGCGATGAAAGGCTGTCTATGGTTACTACGTGAGAATTGTTCAATACCAATAACGGGATAAGATGGGGTCGCATTTCAGTCTATCAAACGTTGCCCAATGATTTGTAATATAATGATACACATATGCAACACATATGCAACCATGTGCAATCAGCAACAACTGAAACCATTATTTATAACTGGATAAAACCTCTTCAATTTTCAGCTCAACCCTTGATGCAACCCAATATGAACAGAAAATATTTCAATTCTTGCTAAAGAGTCCTCATATCTTATGAAAGgaaatgatgtttgttttcacacaCCAAAACTTTTTCGTTTGTAAGCAATGCAtttgattattatattatttaaaagagCGCATATAATATTATTACATACTTTATTGTATGCCGGTACGAACGTAGTGTACCTACTCAATTTTCTAAGCAAGTACAGCAACTActccattaacccatttaagcctgtggtctctcccatcctactaaattggatcaatttatttctaaaattagggatgtctattatatttatttctatatttagatcatttcttacagaaattcctttaagcaaacagcgtagaccctaatgagacgccgcatcaatggcgtctcatatgggtctacgctgtttgccaagaactttttttctagacgctaggcataaatgggttaattattacCAAATGTTGGTCAATGACCGATTTAAACAAAATGAGTTTTGTACTTTTTTCCGGAAAAAAGGTTCCAAAGCCGGGACTTCTCCAGGGTTCAATTTTACAGGTTTTGTGGATTTTGGCTTCAATAACAAGCACATGACCACGCGTCCACATAGCTAGTTGGCCTCGATGTTCGACTACAGCTGACATAGAATTTTTGACATCGACTTTTTAAAAATTCGATGCCAACAATTATAATGgatgtaaacaagagcaccgcataacgggtgccacgctcggctgcaaaagcttgtcagaatttttttaagaggtcacagtgatcttgacctttgacctagtgaccctaaatgggtgtggcgtgaagaactcatcaaggtgcatctacatatgaagtttcaaagttgtaggtggaagcactttgattttagaggcaatgttaaggtttttgttaaagttttatattagaggtcacagtgaccttgacctttgacctagtgacccaaaaatgggtgtggcatgtagaactcatcaaggggtatctacatatgaagttttaaagttgtagttggaaacactttcattttagagcatatgttaaagtttgaaattagaggtcacagtgaccttgacctttgacctagtgacccaaaaatgaatgtggcgtttagaactcatcaaggtgcatctacatatgaagtttcaaagttgtaggcggaagcactttgattttagagcccatgttaaggttttagcacgacgcctacggcagacggcggacgagctggctatgataatagctcgggttttctccgaaaacagcctcgctaaaaaggACCGCTATTTTGGTTGTCTACATCACAATTAATATCAAAACAGTGCCGTTAAAATCAATGTTCAATATTCAATGCCACCATAGTAAATATGGATGTCAATTAAATtcgatttattttattaaaggaaaATGTATTTTCAGTATCAAGAAATGATTTTTTGAACATGTGACCAGTCACCTGACCCATTGCAGACATTGCCGATACAACTGTAACATGCGACCAGTCACCAGACCCAATGCAGACATTGCAGATACAACTTGAACATCATCATGTGACCAGTCACCTGACCCATGGCAGATATTGCAGACCAGTCACCTGACCCATTTCAGACATTGCAGATACAACTTCCTGTGTGCATACCTGTGAACAACGTTACACCAAGGGTGTACATAGGCTGTGTGCGAGCTGACACGAAGTCGTATATGGGATCCATGATATTCAGAGTTAAAACACTGCACTGAAACAAATAGTGGAAGGCGTTTGTACAGTACATGCAAATAAGTTAATGGGCATTTGATTGAGAATACCTAACAAACTAGCTTAAGGATTTCGAGTAAATATAAACGTTTGTTCGTTTtctatttgagccttgttctgggaaaactggacttaatgcatgtgcgtaaagtgtcatcccagattagcctgtgcagtccgcacagattcatcagggatgacactttccgcctaaacttgattttcggtaaagagggacttccttgaaccaaaaaataccataaaagcggaaagtgtcgtccctgattagcatgggcggactgcacaagctaatctgggacgacactttatgcacattcattaagcccagttttctcagaacgcgactcatttgtttaaattattttgattgttcgctgttttcaacagtatttcagtcaaagCACGGCACATTTCCTTCTTGTGCACCCGAATTAAGTGCACGTTCTTATGTCTTGTGTACCAGAATTAAGTGCCAGAATTAAGTGCACGTTCTTATGTCAATACATGACAACTGACCTATTTGCATGAGATGCGGGCTAAGAATCGCcgtagaaataaatattttgtacaataagcGCATCACAAGCAATACATATGCGAAAACTGAAAGATCCTTTTTAACTGAACAAGCGATGGAATTTTCAATTTCAAAGCATTTAGTTTCGTCGATTAATGCCTTTACAAGACATAACAATTGCACATTGGACATTAAGTCGAAACATGTGAAGCCAAAGAACGTTAAATGAATTCCGTAGTCATCGAAAGCTTCATGAAGTCATCATTGAACATTTCGTGAATTATTCAGTCAATGGACGTTTCAACAATCCGTCAGTCAATGAACTTTTTATGAATTCTTCCATGCATGAACGTTCCACGATTATTCAATCAAGACGCGTTTCATGGCTGATTCAATCAATGAACGTGTCATTAATTTTTCGACCGATAGACGTTTAATGAATTATTAAgccaattaatttaattaattcattcaatgAACGTTTCATTTTTTAATCAATGCTCTTTTTAGTATTTCTACAGTCAATGAATGTTTAATGCATTCTTAAATCAACGAACTTTCAATGAACCCGTCAGGAATTCTTCAAGATATCAAACATTCCAGAATTCTTCAATCTGTGAAGCCTATAGGATTTCTACAACCGATTAAACATATCATGAATTCTTCAATCAATGAAAGTCACCGAATTTTTCTGTACATAAACGATTCGTTTACTGCGCAAGAGATGAATGTTTTATGAATTTTTCAATCGATGAATGTAAAATGAATTTGACAATCAATAAAAGCGCCATGaattattaaatcaattaaagCTTCATTTATTATCTTCAATTaatgaattgtttaaaaaaataatcagcgTTTCGTGAATTATTCAgtcaataaagtttcattaagtAGCAATCAATGAACCCATCATAAATTCGTTGTCAATGAATGTTCGCGCAATCAATTCTTCACATTCTTCACCCAAGAATCTTTCACGTATTTCTCTGTGACCTAATACCCGCCCTAGACCTACCACCGGTCTCATAACCTAACACCCGTTCTAGACCTACCATCCGTCCTAGAAACCACCACCCGTCCTAAAACCTACAACCCGTTTTTGACCTACCACCCATCCTAGACCTACCATCTGTCCAAGACCTACCACCGGTCTAAACCCTACCACCCGTCCTAGACTGACCGCCGTCTTAGAACCCACAATCCGTCCCACACCTACCACCCGTCCTAGACCTACCACCCGTCCAATCCCTTACCGTCCTAGACAACATACCGTCCAAGACCAACCACCCGTCCTACAACCTACCACCCGTCCTAGGACCTACCACCCGTCCTTGAACCGACCCCCCGTCTTAGAACCTTCCTCCACCCTACAACCTACCACCCATCCTACAACCTACCACACGTCCTTGGACCTACCACCCGTCCTTGAACCTTACACCCGTCCTACAACCTACCACCCGTCCTACAACCTACCACCCGTCCTAGACTTGTCTTCATGGCCATCACCATATTGAGCATGCTTTGTTGGAACCACTTCACCGTCAGGTTGTCGTTTGCAATGGCTGACGGGGCGGCTACGAGCCTAGAAGCGATAGTGCTTATATAGTGAGACAAATAACAAGACGGAGACGTGAGTTGTTCCTTTACGATCACTGTATATCCATCTCATTCATTCAAAGCGCCTTTTTAAAAGACCTTATTCAAAATCAAAAGCGAATAATCCCAACTTGATCAAATGAAATACTAGTAATACAAATACCAACCCAAACAAGGCTCTGGCGACCCACATGACCCAGTAGTTCTTAAAAAGGGCACCCACTGC
Encoded here:
- the LOC127833778 gene encoding major facilitator superfamily domain-containing protein 1-like; the protein is MDPIYDFVSARTQPMYTLGVTLFTGSCCGLLCTLAAILAAVIDRRSDVQKLIDHPPVAKDDSKKEESKFIRISDVRRFPSIFWLIAISSALFYLQLFPFVTQGELFFATKYSRSPKEANTINSMVYMVGAVSMPLFGVAIDRVGRNLYFLMTGLVLGLTSHIMMTFTFVEPYVCTVILGLGYSLVTTTCWPLVSYAVPLRYLGTAFGIMGTIISVGQAIDTYFVGFIVDTAGYLVLEVFFTMCVICSMIAAALLYLRDASTGGLLNLSTKQRAVFLKQHV